The DNA window CCGGTGCGCTTGCCGGCCACGAGCACGCAGTTCCCGGTCGCCTCGGGGTCTAGGGAGTAGTGCGCGTTGAGGGCGTCGGTGTCGGAGTAGCGGGGGTCGATGGGGACCACCTGTGCCTGACGGGCCAGATCCGCGTCCTCGGGGGAGGAGACCTCCAGCGCTCGTAGCGCCGCAGCCACGGGCTCGGCGAGCAGGTCGGTACGCTCCAGTGCCGGCTGCCAGCCGATCTCCGCGGCGAAGACCTCAGTCGGATCACGCAGCTCAGTCATGCCTCTCATCCTCTCGACGACGTGGAGCGTCTCTCGATGCGCTCCACCAGACGGGTCCTGACCTCAGGCCACTGCTCAGGGGTCATGGCGAACATGGCCGTGTCGCGCGGGCGACCCTCCTCGCCGGGTGCCAGTGAGGGCTGCCAGGCGCGCAGGACTCCTTCGAAGGTCGCGCCCAGTGCCGCGATCGCGCCGCGAGCCACCTCGTTGCGCGCATCGGTCTTGATGTCCACGCGGTCCACGCCCCACTCCTCAAAAGCCTGCGTGAGCAGCAGGAGCTTGGCGGCTGGGTTGACGGCGGTGCCGCGAACAGCCGGCGAGAGCCATGAGGATCCGACTTCGACGGCGAAGAGCCTCCCGTCCGGCATCCATCGCGGCGTCAGGTAGGCGGTGTGCCCGACGACTCGGCCGGAGGCGACCTCCACCTGCGCGAAAGGCGCGTAGGTGCCCGTATCCCGACGGGCCAGGCTGCGAGCTACGTAGTCCTCGACCGCC is part of the Actinomyces sp. oral taxon 414 genome and encodes:
- a CDS encoding GNAT family N-acetyltransferase, which codes for MSSAPPHIPSPVLSSGVLAGSIVRLEPLTPDHVPGLQQAAEAAATSPFATVPAPEAVEDYVARSLARRDTGTYAPFAQVEVASGRVVGHTAYLTPRWMPDGRLFAVEVGSSWLSPAVRGTAVNPAAKLLLLTQAFEEWGVDRVDIKTDARNEVARGAIAALGATFEGVLRAWQPSLAPGEEGRPRDTAMFAMTPEQWPEVRTRLVERIERRSTSSRG